CAGCAAGCCCTCTTCATTCTTGGCGATGCTGGCGTCGTAGTTCTTGCGCCCCATGTTGGAAAACATGCAGGGCACCGACACGGCGGTTTCGGTGCCGCAGGAATGCACGTCGGTGAAGGCGATCAGGCCGGCCTCTTTGTCCAGTTTTGGTGTGGTATCGCGGTTATAGCCGAGGATGCCGAAGTTCTCGGCCCGGGCACTCTCACCCACCACCAGCACGGTCAGGGATTTGCGGCCGTGGGTTTGCCAGGCGGGATTGCGGCTCGCGTCCTCGCCCAGCGCGATGAACGGTTGCTTGGCCGACGCGACCTGCTCACGCAAGTAGCCGAGCGAAGCACCGATGTAATTGCTCGGCACGACCATCAAGCGCAACTCGTGGTGGTTGCGAAACAACGAAGACAGGCCTTGGTAGTTGGCCAGGGCGACCACGCCGATCACCGCGGCCGAGGCCACACCGACCAGCAATTTACTTAATAACTCTTTGGGCCAGCGACGGTAGCTGATCGGGGTCTTGAACAATAACCAGCAAGGCAGCACCCCCAATAACCCGAGGTAGATAAATAACTTCAGCGACAACAGATCGCGGACTTCCGTGGCATTGGTTTCAGCAAAATTGCGCAACATGCCGGCGTCGATCAATACGCCGTATTGGGCCATGAAATAGGCGACACCGGCACTGATCAGGAACAACAGCATCAGCACGGGCTTGAGCAGCGGACGGAAGGCCACGAGCGTCAACACCAGGTTGAACGCGCTGAAAATCATCAGGCCAAACGCCGCGCACATCAGCAGGCCACGAGCGTCAGCCGTGGTGATCGCCAGCAAGTGTTGCCAGAGAACGATATTGAAGCCCACTAACAAAAAGGCACTGGCGGCCAGTGTCACCCACTCGGGGCGCACGGCTTTAATAGTCAGCATGATGGTTGGCGGCTTCCTGAAAGTTGCTCTTTGAAAAAGACGTGCCGCAGGAAAATGTGAAAAATTCGTTTCCTACGGCAGCACAAACTTTAGGTAGCTCACCATCAATTTTTCGTGAAAAAGTTGCGACTAAATAATTATTTAAGAAACCGGTCGCCAGCCGGTTTCACGCCTGATTCAGGTACCAGCGCCAGTCCTGCTCCCCGACTTCCCCCATGAATTGACGGTATTCGGCGCGTTTGACCGCCAGATAAACGCCAAGAAACTCATCGCCAAACGCTTCCCGCGCCCAGGCCGATGCCTCAAGGGCACGCAGGGTGGTGAGCCAGTCAGTGGGCAGCAGCTCGGTCGCCTGGGCGTAGCCGTTGCCTTCGACAGGTTTCCCCGGATCGCACTGTTCACGTAGGCCGTGATGAATGCCGGCCAATATCGCCGCCGCAGCCAGGTAAGGGTTGGCATCGGCACCGCAGATACGATGCTCGATGTGCCGCGAGAACGCCGGACCGCCCGGCACCCTCAGGCTCACGGTGCGGTTGTCCACGCCCCAGGTCGCCGCCAGCGGTGCGTAGCTGTTGCTTTGGAATCGCCGGTAGGAGTTGGCGTTCGGACAAAACATCAACAGCGAATCGAGCAAGGTGTCGAGCATCCCACCCACCGCCTGGCGCAACAGCGGCGTGCCGTCGGCGGCTTCACTGGCAAACAAATTGTGACCATCACGGTCCGCCAGGCTGACATGCATGTGCATGCCGGAGCCCGCCAGGTGATCGAACGGCTTGGCCATGAAACAGGCCTGCATGCCGTGCTTGTGGGCAACGCCCTTGACCAGTCGCTTGTAGCGCACCGCTTCATCCATGGCTTGCAAGGCATCGCTGCGATGTTCGAGGGTGATCTCCACTTGTCCCGGTGCGTATTCGGAAATGGCCGTCCGGGCCGCAATGCCTTGCAGCTTGCACGCAGCGTACAGGTCAGCCAGGAACGGCTCGATCTGCTCCAGCTCGCGCAAACCGTAGACCTGGGTGGCGCGCGGTCGGCCACCGTCGGCATCCCGCGCCGGTTGTGGCCGGCCTTGGTTGTCGCGTTGCGCGTCCAGCAGATAAAACTCCAGCTCCGCCGCCATCACCGGGTAATAACCGTCGGCCTGCAAGGCCTCGATCACCCGGCTGAGCAGATAACGCGGATCGGCGATGGTCGCCGGCATTCCTTCCTGGGGATGCATGCTGACCTGCACGGCGGCCGTGGGAATCAATCGCCACGGCATGCGCTGCAAGCTGCCGCTGAGGGGATAGGCGCGGCAATCGATGTCACCGACGTCCCACACCAGCCCGGAATTGTCCACATCATCGCCATTGACGGTCAGCCCGAGAATCGTACTGGGCAGTGGCCGGCCGCTTTCGAAAACCGCCAGCAATTCGTCCCGATGCAACAACTTGCCCCGGGGCACGCCGTTGTTGTCGAGGATGAACAACTCGAACAGTTCGATATCAGGGTTCTGCGCAAGAAACGCCTCGGCGTGTTGCACGGGCGCGAAAGAAATTTTGGCAAGGCTCATGAGAAGGCTCGTATTTCCATGTCGGACGGGCGACAAGGCACCGTCAGTCCGTGCTCGCCATTAAGCGAGCACTGCGAATGATCAACAGGTAATGCGAGTATCTGGAGGACGGGCATGACGACAATGCCAGAGCGCCCAAAAGGCCAGCTCGGAGGGCAACGCACAGAGGATTGGGGCCGTGGCAGGCGTGAATCGACCGACCGGATCGACCGCGGCAGATGAAGGGTATTGGAATGCCAGGGGCCAACGGTCCATGAGCGCATCACAAGAAACACATCGGGCAAGCGTCCCACAGCACCCTGGGAGGTTAAACCTGGATTTGATGGAACTAGGATCGCAGCCAACTAAACATAGGCAAACCAAACAGTCGTTGATCGACACGTCGTGTTCGCTACATTATCTGTCCCGTTCCCGACCATGAAAGCGCCTGCCTGGCATTCTCTTGGCACGATCGTTCCGTTAGGATCGTCAGCCTGGTTTGCGCAAAATCCGCGCAAGGAGCACAGCGAGAGACAGAACGGATGCTGAACAGTAACTCCCTCAGAAAGCTCGACATGCAAGACCTCATGGTGTTTAGCGCCGTGTACGAACAAAGCAGTGTCACCGGCGTGTCCGAGGCATTGTGCGTCAGTCAGTCAACCGTCAGTTATTGCCTCAAGAAACTGCGAACCTGCTTCGAAGACGAGCTATTCATCAACACCCGCACCGGCATGCTTCCGACCTATAAGGCCGAGGGCATGTACGACCATGTGCGTGCCATTTTGCAAAGCATCAACCGGTGCCATGCCGGCACACCCACCTTCGATCCAACCCGGCAAGCCACTACCTTCAATATTTGCGCGCCGGAATACTTCGAACAGCTGATCCTGCCGCAACTGCTGCAAGGTTTCGATTACGCCAATCTGCCGCTGGTGGTGAACGTACACAAGCTCGAAGCCGACATTCCCGCCGAAGAGTTGCGCGACGGCAGCCTGGACCTGGTGATCTGCTTCGGCCCGAACTTGCACAGCAACCATGCCGATTTCAAATCCCGACCGTTGCTGGAGGAGGACCTGGTTTGTGTCGTGGATAAACGGGCGACGCCACTTGAGCCGCAATTGAGCCTTCAGTCTTTCGTACGGCGCCGACACGTGTTTCCGACGCCCTGGTCGTCAGCGACCAACATGGTGGACGGTTGGCTGTCGCAGCAGGCGCAACAACGCCAGATTGCCGCACGCGCCAACAGCTACAGTGCCGCACTGAAGATGATCACCGGCACCGACTTCATCCTGACCCTGCCCCGCCGCATCCAGAAACTGCTGGCCAACGAGGCGATCTTCAATCATCACGAAGCGCCCCAAGGCCTGCCGGGGTTCACCCTGAACATGCAGTGGAGCCTGGCCGTCGATCAGGACAGTGCCAACGCCTGGCTGCGCGAACAGATCATCAAGGCCTGCGCCGCACGCGACACCTGATCGTCATTAACCGATCAAGGCCTTGGCATACGGGACTCGATCGATGTCGAGGATTTCCACGCACAGTTGCACGCTAACGTCGGCCGGCCATGGCCCCAGCTCCTGGATCACGGCCAGCAGGCTATCGGCCAGTTGCTTCTTGATTTCCGGCGAGCGACCGCTCAGCAAGGCCAGCTTCACGTGCACGAAACCCCGCTCGCCCAGCCCAGTCCCCACCCGGAAAGTCTCGAGCTTCACGGCCCGGCTCTTGATATCCAGCTCGGCAGCGAATTGACCGGAAGCCACTAGCGCATTGTTCAGGCGCAGCAGTGCAACATCGGCCTTCAGCTCGGGCAGGTTGGCGGTGTACTCCATGTGCAGGTGAGGCATGCGTTCGACTCCGATTCGAAAATATGACGAGGTGGTTTCAGCCGTCACAACCTTACCTCGACTTTCTTCATTGAGGCAGGTTTTGTTTCGCCACAGGCCAGTGTCAAGCGTGCGTCGAGGCCCCGCGCTCGCCCATGAAGGCCTCCAACCGCGACCGCAACCAGCGCTCGGCCGGGTCACTGTCGACATGGCTAAGCCAGACCATGGACAAATCCAAGGTCGGAGTCTTGAAGGGGAAGGGTTCATTGAATAGCTGCCCCGAGGCGGCCATGGCGGCGGCGGTGTAGTCCGGCAGGCTGGCGATCAAGTCGGTGCCGGCCAGCAACGCCGGTAATGCGCTGTATTGCGGCACTGACAACACGACCTGGCGCGTGCGTCCGATCTCGGCCAGCCATTCGTCAACAAAACCGGCGACATTCGCGGTATGGGACACCAGCACGTGAGGTCGCGCGCAATACTCGTCCAGGGTCAACGGGGTGTCCGACGCATCGGCGCGCAGCACGCGGGGCTGGATATGTCGTAACAGCTTGCGCTTGGCATTGGCCGGCAGCCCGCGAGTCTGGCTGATACCCACGGTGATGTCGCCCGATGCCAGCAAATCGGGGATGCGCCAGTAATCGACGTGCTGGACCACGAACACGATTTGCGGCGCCTCTTGCCGCAGGCTGCTCAACAGGGGCGGCAGCAGGCCGAACTCGACGTCGTCCGACAGACCGATGCGAAACGTCATGGTGCTGCTGGTGGGGTCGAAATCGTGGGTCAGGCTCAAGGCCATCGACAGCGAATCGAGCGCGGGTGACAGATGCAGGATGATTTCCTCGGCCCTTGCCGTCGGCTCCATGCGGTGGCCGACGCGAATGAACAACGGGTCGTTGAACATCTTGCGCAAACGATTGAGTGCCGAGCTGATGGTCGGTTGGCCCAGGAACAGTTTTTCCGCCACCCGTGTCACGTTACGCTCAAGCATCAGCGTTTCGAAAACCACCATCAGGTTGATGTCGGCCTTGCGCAATTCGTTGCGGTTCATCCACTGTCCCCGATCTCTTGATGGGATGCAGTGTAGGAACGCCAGGGGCTGCGCGTCTATGCGCAAAAAGACTGGGTGCCTGCGTAATACCATCCATTCAAAGGATTGGAAGAGGTCCCTTGTTTTGTCGCGAGGCTCTTGTGGCGCCTGGTAACAAGGGGCATGTCCAGCAGGCCCCTTTAAAAACTACTTAACCGTCAGCGATTTCAACCCCAGCGCCATGACTCGCTCATCTCCCCCAACCCCAGCGTCTTGGGGCTAATGGCATCGGGTAAACGAAAATGCACGCGCAACTGCCCTTGCGCGCCAATCGCTTCACGAATGGCCGGAGTCAACGGCCATTCAAGGGTGTTGTCCTGCAGGCGCGTGAACTGCGTCGACAGCACCTCAACCCCGTTGATCGAGACGTCCACTCGCTGGCGCGCGTGCTGGGGTTGTACGAACGCCGCCGCTTCGATCGAAATGGCGCGCGCTTCTGGCGGTATGCGCAACACAATCTCAGCCTCGGTCCCTTCCGACCAGGTGCCCCAATCCTCGACACGCCCCCAGCCGCTGGCCAACATCGGGTTGATTCGGCTGAACACCTGGCGCTCGCCGATCTTCACCTGCAGGTCCAGCGTCTCAACGGCAAACGGTGGGCATTGGGCACATGACTTCCAACCCGGCGCCAGCACCACGAGGCCATCGATACGGGTCAACAGGTCGGTCTGGCGATTGACGGTCTTCGCTGCCTGGAGCGCGGCGCCAGGGTCGAGGATGAACAGCGAATCCGCTGCATACTCGCCGCTGGCAAGCATCTGCGCGGCGCGGCGCTGGGCTTGCTCGATCTCCCGGGTGCCCATGCGCCCCAGGTACACGCCATCGGTTTTCAACCCGTGCTTCAGAGCGTATTGGCTGGTCAGCAGCCAATTTTCCGGCTGGTTCTGCGGCAGCAGCGTCCGGACTTTCGAATAATGGCTGGCCGCACTGGACCAGAACGGATCATTCATGGACGTAGGCCAACTGGAGGCGACCGGCATCATCCGGCTCTGGCGCAGGCCGGCCCATCCGGCGCGGGTATCCAGGACTTGTACCACCAAGGCGATGGCCAGCAGACACACCGCCACCCGAGGCTTGTTGCCGCGGATCACCAGGAAAACCACGACAAACACAATGGCGTAGAACACCGGCCAGAACATCCGACCGGCCGCGCGAAACACGTTCGCCAGCATTTCAAGACTGTTGGGCAGCCAGTAATGCACATTCAGCATGCCGATACCGAGGGTGTTGGTCAGCGAAAAAAGTGTCAGGCCAATCAACGCCCACAGTAACAGTCGTCGGTGACGCACGGCGCTGACCACACCGGTATTGCCTTGCAGCAAGGCTACGCCAGCGCAGATCGCCAGCATCAAAACGCCCAAGCCCAGGTAATTGAAGCCCTCGTAATCGCCCGGCCCCTGAGGCATGTCACGCAACAGGTACGACCAGCCACTGGGATTGACCAGCGACATGACGTTCAGGCGATACAACCCATAACCACCCGCTATAGTCCCGCCGCCCACGCTGAAATAACCTGCCTGCCAGCAGCAGAACGCGACGAGCAGGAACAAGCCACACAGCTCGACCAAGGCATCGCGCCGGGATAGCCGGGCCTTGACGACCCTGCTGGCAAGATCGGCCAGCCAGATCAACGCAACCATGGCCAGCAGATACGCATGCACCAGCGCGGTGACGGCCAACAGCCCGCCCCAGGCCAGCCGACGCTTCTCCAGGCCAGGTCGCAGTGCCAGGTACAGGGCCGCCAGGATCAGAAAGTGCCCGGACAGCGACAGGTGCCCGCCCATGCGCAGAAACATCGGCGGCGAAAACACAAACAGGGCCGCCCCCAACAACCTGATCCACACCGACGGCGTCAGCAGGCCGACGAGTTTCCAGGCGAACCAGGCTTGCAGGATGAAACAGGCCAGCAACCACAGGCCGAAATACTGGAACGTCTCGGGAAGCCAGGCGTTGAAGGGCTTGAACAGAAATGCCAGCAGCGGATTGGAGTCGGAGAAAATGATGCCGTTGCCCAACTCCAAACCGTAGGAAGGGTTCATGCCCAATGGAAAGGTCCAGGGCGAACTGCGGAAAAACGCCCAGCCCATGTAATGGGTCGCCGCATCGCCCTCCCCCAACCAGGCGATGTTCGTCGGGTCCAGGACCCGCGGGCCGATCACCAGCAGGAATGCCAGCGCGCCCAACAGGATGGGTAACAGGCAAACCCAGTAACGCTCACCACGAACGGTCATCGATACGTCCAGAAATTATGCAGAATGAAGGTGAACACCGGGATGATCAGCGCCACGGCTGCGATGCCCGCCAGGTAATCCAGGCCGACACGTTGGGCTACCCAGGCAACCAGCATCGCCAGCCCGAGCCCGCCGATCGATACCACGACGAAACGGCCGAGGGTGCGGCCATGCAAGCGGCTGGAAAAACTCCAGAGGGTGTTGATCAGGTACGACACCACGGTCGCCACGACGAAGGCGAAACCATTGGCCAGCGGAGGGTTCGCCAGGATCAGGTGCACAAAAAGCACAGCAGCCACCACATGGACTGCGGTGACGAGCAGGCCGGTCATGGCAAAGCGCAAGGCACGTCGCAGCAGCGGCGAGTGCGTCCAGGTCACGGCTTCTGCGCCAAGCAGAACACCGTCAGGCCGGCCATACGATTGGCGCCCATGATCGGACGTTCCAGGCTGCACAGTGACCTCAACACGCCATTGACCAGCGGATGATGGCGCGCAAGCTGCGACTTGACCGGGGCTCCGGACGCCTTGCGCTGCAACAGGCGCAGGCCGGCAGCAATGGGAAATACCAGGCCGAAGTAATACGCACCTTGCTGGACCCGCAAACCGGCCTGTGCCACGACGGTTTCCAACTGTCTGAGGGTGTAGCGGCGCTTGTGCTCGAGAAAATCGTCATGGCCGCTCCAGAGGAACTGGAACGCCGGCACGGTAATCAGGAAGCGGCTGCCGGACGGCACTTTGTCGACATACGACTTGAGCAGGCCCACGTCATCGTCCACGTGCTCCAGCACATCCATCAGCAGCACCAGGTCGGCGTCCAGCGAGTCCACCGCTCGACGATAGCGCACCGGTTTCCCGGCGGTGCTGGCATCGGAGTCGGCCGGGTAACTGATGTCCACGCACCAGGCCTGGGCCGTTGCGGTATGGGTCAGCAGGTGATGGGAAAAAAACCCCGACCCGGCACCCACGTCCAGCAGCGTATTGGCCGAAGTGCCCTTGAGCATGTGCAGCATGGCCCGCGCTTTCGACCGGTAGTACCAATGCTGCCCGATATCGGGGCCCAGGATGTCGGTTTCCTTGAGGTCCATGGTCAGTCCTTGGCGTCATAGATGCGCCGCACCAGGAAAACCGGTCGGCGCTTGGATTCGATGTAGGTGCGGCCCAGGTACTCACCCAGCACGCCGATGCCAATCAGTTGCAACCCGCCCAGGAACGTGACCGCCACCATCAGCGAGGCATAGCCCGGCAGGTCCACCCCGGAAACCAGGGTTCGCAGTACGATGAAAAT
The sequence above is drawn from the Pseudomonas sp. St316 genome and encodes:
- a CDS encoding phosphoethanolamine--lipid A transferase; the encoded protein is MLTIKAVRPEWVTLAASAFLLVGFNIVLWQHLLAITTADARGLLMCAAFGLMIFSAFNLVLTLVAFRPLLKPVLMLLFLISAGVAYFMAQYGVLIDAGMLRNFAETNATEVRDLLSLKLFIYLGLLGVLPCWLLFKTPISYRRWPKELLSKLLVGVASAAVIGVVALANYQGLSSLFRNHHELRLMVVPSNYIGASLGYLREQVASAKQPFIALGEDASRNPAWQTHGRKSLTVLVVGESARAENFGILGYNRDTTPKLDKEAGLIAFTDVHSCGTETAVSVPCMFSNMGRKNYDASIAKNEEGLLDVLKRAGLEVIWRDNQSGCKGTCDRVTVQDVSNLKDPNLCANSECRDEILLQGLQHFIDTLDKDTVLVLHQMGSHGPEYFKRYPKEYEHFTPVCESNALNNCSRESIVNGYDNTLVYTDHVLSTLIDLLRANQDKVDTAMLYLSDHGESLGEYNLFLHGTPYMLAPEQQKHVAMLAWFSDSYQKSFSVDTHCLQLSRQKPLSQDNLFHSMLGLLEVNSQVYNRDLDLFASCRGAVIDGVLARE
- a CDS encoding glutamine synthetase family protein, with translation MSFAPVQHAEAFLAQNPDIELFELFILDNNGVPRGKLLHRDELLAVFESGRPLPSTILGLTVNGDDVDNSGLVWDVGDIDCRAYPLSGSLQRMPWRLIPTAAVQVSMHPQEGMPATIADPRYLLSRVIEALQADGYYPVMAAELEFYLLDAQRDNQGRPQPARDADGGRPRATQVYGLRELEQIEPFLADLYAACKLQGIAARTAISEYAPGQVEITLEHRSDALQAMDEAVRYKRLVKGVAHKHGMQACFMAKPFDHLAGSGMHMHVSLADRDGHNLFASEAADGTPLLRQAVGGMLDTLLDSLLMFCPNANSYRRFQSNSYAPLAATWGVDNRTVSLRVPGGPAFSRHIEHRICGADANPYLAAAAILAGIHHGLREQCDPGKPVEGNGYAQATELLPTDWLTTLRALEASAWAREAFGDEFLGVYLAVKRAEYRQFMGEVGEQDWRWYLNQA
- a CDS encoding LysR family transcriptional regulator, which produces MLNSNSLRKLDMQDLMVFSAVYEQSSVTGVSEALCVSQSTVSYCLKKLRTCFEDELFINTRTGMLPTYKAEGMYDHVRAILQSINRCHAGTPTFDPTRQATTFNICAPEYFEQLILPQLLQGFDYANLPLVVNVHKLEADIPAEELRDGSLDLVICFGPNLHSNHADFKSRPLLEEDLVCVVDKRATPLEPQLSLQSFVRRRHVFPTPWSSATNMVDGWLSQQAQQRQIAARANSYSAALKMITGTDFILTLPRRIQKLLANEAIFNHHEAPQGLPGFTLNMQWSLAVDQDSANAWLREQIIKACAARDT
- a CDS encoding 5-carboxymethyl-2-hydroxymuconate Delta-isomerase; the protein is MPHLHMEYTANLPELKADVALLRLNNALVASGQFAAELDIKSRAVKLETFRVGTGLGERGFVHVKLALLSGRSPEIKKQLADSLLAVIQELGPWPADVSVQLCVEILDIDRVPYAKALIG
- a CDS encoding LysR family transcriptional regulator, which gives rise to MNRNELRKADINLMVVFETLMLERNVTRVAEKLFLGQPTISSALNRLRKMFNDPLFIRVGHRMEPTARAEEIILHLSPALDSLSMALSLTHDFDPTSSTMTFRIGLSDDVEFGLLPPLLSSLRQEAPQIVFVVQHVDYWRIPDLLASGDITVGISQTRGLPANAKRKLLRHIQPRVLRADASDTPLTLDEYCARPHVLVSHTANVAGFVDEWLAEIGRTRQVVLSVPQYSALPALLAGTDLIASLPDYTAAAMAASGQLFNEPFPFKTPTLDLSMVWLSHVDSDPAERWLRSRLEAFMGERGASTHA
- a CDS encoding GtrA family protein, producing MTGLLVTAVHVVAAVLFVHLILANPPLANGFAFVVATVVSYLINTLWSFSSRLHGRTLGRFVVVSIGGLGLAMLVAWVAQRVGLDYLAGIAAVALIIPVFTFILHNFWTYR
- a CDS encoding methyltransferase domain-containing protein, coding for MDLKETDILGPDIGQHWYYRSKARAMLHMLKGTSANTLLDVGAGSGFFSHHLLTHTATAQAWCVDISYPADSDASTAGKPVRYRRAVDSLDADLVLLMDVLEHVDDDVGLLKSYVDKVPSGSRFLITVPAFQFLWSGHDDFLEHKRRYTLRQLETVVAQAGLRVQQGAYYFGLVFPIAAGLRLLQRKASGAPVKSQLARHHPLVNGVLRSLCSLERPIMGANRMAGLTVFCLAQKP